The DNA region agaagagaggatcttctggaaggaagaaaaaaacttctgggaaatggaaaaatctttccgggaagaagagaaaactttCTGGAAAAAATACAGAACCTTCTGGAAAGAGGACAAGGCGTTCTGGAGAGAGGACAACGCTTTATGGGATAGAGACCGGAATCTTCTTCAGGAGGACAAGGCCCTGTGGGAGGAGGAAAAAGCCTTGTGGGTAGAGGAAAGAGCCCTGCTGGCGGAAGAAAAGGCCCTGTGGGAGGATAAGAAGTCCCTCTGGGAGGAAGAGAATGCCCTCTGGGAGGAAGAGAATGCCCTCTGGGTGGAAGGTGGTGGCTTCCATCTCCTCGGGGCGCAGAGGCCCCAGAATGGTCCCTACAATGCCAACGAAGAGCCACAGTCAGCACCCTTCCCCCGAGGCCGTGCTTAGTGAACGCTGGACACAGAGGCCCATGGGGTGCAGACATCACTGGTTGGGATTGAAGTCCAGGGTGACCCCATGTACTAGAAGAAATAAACACTAATTTGTCTCTTTGCCATGAAAGAGATAATAAAGCCCTGAAGAGAGGTTTGACAaagcagctctttttttttttttaagatttatttatttattgtatgtgtatgagtacactgtagctgcacagatggccgtgagccatcatgtggctgctgggaattgaactcaggacctctgcttgttcctgCCCAGCTCGATACCGCTCcggagtagctgtcttcagacagcaccagacgtgggcgtccgatctcattgcgggtggttgtgagccaccatgtggttgctgggatccgaactcaggaccttcggaagagcagtcagtgctcttacccactgagccatctcgacagccccgACAAAGCAGTTCTTCAAGGAAGGTTGGCTTCATTCTTCCTGCCATGTCATCTGATTCTGTGATTCTTGTACTCAAACTTCCAGATTATCACTAGCCACTGGGGCTGGCTCCAGAGAGTTCCCATTGTCCTTTGCCTGTGTTGGGATCTGTAAAGTTGCATAAAAGAGACTTGGATAATGTCAGATGGAGACatagagggacagagaggaactGAGACCTCCTGCCTCTGTTGCCTTGTGGGGGTAACCTCTTCTTTACTTTGGCTAGTCTGGGAGGCTTCCAAACTCCTAGAAGTAGGAGAAAAAGGCTTTGACAGTGGCCAAGGCTCAAGAATACTCTCAAAGAGCACTAACCTTTTCTAAGAGTGGAGACAAAAgtagactggagagatgagatgATCCATGAGTGTGACAATCTTGTATCTGTATCCTTGCACTCATGTTTCACTGTATGTGACTCTGAGTTGTCAGCTCTTTAGCCCCATCCTGCTGACTTGTATAAGCTTTCCCATTACTCTGGGTTGACAAAGAAATTGCAACATTCATTAGTGAGAGAACAGAGACGGAGAAAGGCAAACTGATTGTATGTGGCcaggaaaagaacaaatctaTTCTGCCCTGGGGTCCAGCTCCTTCTCTAATACAACCTGGTGCATGGTAGGTCTCTTTAGAGGTCACCTACCATAAGAGGTAATGAATCTAGTAAGGGAGTCTAGTCACTGGGACTTTGTCCTTGAAGGGAACAATATTTAACACAGGCATGAAAGCAACAGACCAAGCAGCCATGGATCAAGACCTCCCAAGCTGTAGGCCCGCCGAATAAACTTTCCAATCTGGAGGGTTATTACCTTGGGTATTGTGTGTAGTAATGAAGAACTGGCTGGCATGTAAAGAGAACAAGATGATGGTTTAGACACTCAGATTTCAAAAGCGATCACTGAGGCTCATACCCAAGAACATCTAGTCTGAGTGCGGTATATGGAGTGGCAGGAACACCCAGAGCAGCAAAAGATAAAGATCCAAAAGACCCCAGATTCTACCAAAGGGGAACCAACCAGAGAGTAATTAACACGAAGTGAAAGGTATGGGATAGGAAGTGCAGCTCAGCAGTAAAGCGTTAGCATTTGTGAGGTTGTGGTTCTCACTCCTAGGATGCAAAGAAGGGAAACGGAACATAAAACACAAAGTAGTTTGAAGCAGGAATTCGAAGGACACACTGAGTAGAATTGGCCCTCTTCTCACTTTCCCACAGAGACTACTGGCAGCAACAGCTGTCATTTGACGAGTGCCTGGAGAAGCTACCCAGAGAGGGTGTGGGTCTCACTGATTTTCTTTTACCCAGAGCACAGATGTAACATTTCACTATCTCAGATTCTGCTCTTCCAGATCTAGGTAAGAAAATGGGTGAGTCGACGAGCCAGTGCCTCTGTACACAGTGAAGGCTGGGGGAGACAGACTCTTGGAGCGATTCCTTGCCTTTGTCTTAAGCTATTTGAAAGCATGAGTGGGAACTTGTAGAAAGGGGAAGATGGCTTGGAGAATCTTCCCGATAGAATAGGGATGATCTGGAGGCTAAGACATAGGAAGCGTTCCAGGTATAGAGAatgggaaagcagagagcttTGAGAAACGGCAAGTGCTTGGTTAAATGGGGGGCTTGGGGGAGGCACAGACTAAGAAGTTATAAGAAGTTCTGGTAGGATGAtccaagagcagtgtgtgcaACAGAGAGCTACTGAGGGGTGGCCAGGGAAGGGaggatgtatttatatataaacgtAAGGTATTATCTGGTGCTAGAGACCAAATCCAATGCCTCACATATGCTAGAA from Mastomys coucha isolate ucsf_1 unplaced genomic scaffold, UCSF_Mcou_1 pScaffold22, whole genome shotgun sequence includes:
- the Ccdc70 gene encoding coiled-coil domain-containing protein 70 — encoded protein: MFPFKVSKWMGLACLRSLVLPSPSIRQKRLIHKLQEEKAFREEMKNFHEKIEDFREEIWEFRGKMQAFRCQILGFWEEERPFWEEERIFWKEEKNFWEMEKSFREEEKTFWKKYRTFWKEDKAFWREDNALWDRDRNLLQEDKALWEEEKALWVEERALLAEEKALWEDKKSLWEEENALWEEENALWVEGGGFHLLGAQRPQNGPYNANEEPQSAPFPRGRA